Proteins encoded within one genomic window of Alcanivorax sp. REN37:
- the hemW gene encoding radical SAM family heme chaperone HemW, giving the protein MTLSLPPLSLYVHLPWCVRKCPYCDFNSHTRDGALPEQDYLRALLHDLDGELADAAGRPLQSVFFGGGTPSLLPAGFYHAFMDALAAKATLADDLEVTLEANPGTVEQDRFDGYRRAGINRLSIGVQSFNDQHLRALGRIHGGNEARRAIDAARRAGFDRINTDLMHALPEQSAEQAVQDLRTALECGASHLSWYELTVEPNTLFWRAPPPQPEDDQRADIEDAGFALLAEAGFQRYEVSAFALAGEACRHNLNYWQFGDYLAIGAGAHGKLSEPASDRILRYRKTRLPAHYLADDGQCRRDVAQIAAAERPFEFMLNALRLCEGVPAALFPARTGLPLAVLDGVMAPLVQRGLMHPVSSQRLACTPLGLRFLNQVLDAFQDIGL; this is encoded by the coding sequence ATGACCCTGAGCCTGCCACCACTGAGCCTGTACGTACATTTGCCGTGGTGCGTGCGCAAGTGTCCTTATTGCGACTTTAATTCCCACACCCGTGACGGCGCCCTGCCGGAGCAGGATTACCTGCGCGCACTGCTACACGACCTCGACGGTGAACTGGCCGACGCCGCTGGCCGGCCACTGCAGTCGGTGTTTTTCGGTGGTGGCACCCCCAGCCTGCTGCCTGCTGGCTTCTACCACGCCTTCATGGACGCGCTGGCCGCCAAGGCAACGCTGGCCGACGATCTTGAGGTCACCTTAGAGGCCAATCCGGGCACCGTGGAGCAGGACCGTTTCGACGGCTACCGCCGCGCCGGCATCAACCGCTTGTCGATCGGGGTGCAGAGCTTTAACGACCAGCATCTGCGCGCGCTTGGCCGCATCCACGGCGGCAACGAAGCACGGCGCGCCATCGACGCCGCTCGCCGCGCCGGATTCGACCGCATCAACACCGACCTGATGCACGCGCTGCCCGAGCAAAGTGCCGAGCAGGCGGTGCAAGACCTGCGCACTGCGCTGGAGTGCGGCGCCAGCCACCTCAGCTGGTACGAGCTGACGGTGGAGCCGAACACGCTGTTCTGGCGCGCGCCGCCGCCGCAACCGGAAGACGATCAGCGCGCCGACATCGAAGACGCTGGCTTTGCGCTATTGGCCGAGGCCGGTTTCCAACGCTATGAGGTGTCCGCCTTCGCCCTGGCTGGCGAGGCCTGCCGCCATAATCTCAATTACTGGCAGTTCGGCGACTACTTGGCGATCGGTGCCGGCGCCCACGGCAAACTGAGTGAGCCGGCCAGCGACCGCATCCTGCGTTACCGCAAGACCCGCTTGCCGGCGCATTACCTCGCTGACGATGGCCAGTGCCGCCGCGATGTAGCCCAGATTGCCGCCGCCGAGCGGCCATTCGAGTTCATGCTTAATGCACTGCGCCTTTGCGAAGGCGTGCCGGCAGCGCTGTTCCCGGCGCGCACCGGTCTGCCGCTGGCGGTACTGGACGGTGTTATGGCGCCACTCGTGCAGCGCGGCCTGATGCATCCCGTCAGTAGCCAGCGATTGGCTTGCACGCCGCTGGGGCTGCGCTTCCTCAATCAAGTTCTCGACGCCTTCCAAGACATCGGCCTCTGA